Proteins co-encoded in one Vagococcus entomophilus genomic window:
- the lpdA gene encoding dihydrolipoyl dehydrogenase, which produces MVVGDFAIELDTVVIGAGPGGYVAAIRAAQLGQKVAIIEREYIGGVCLNVGCIPSKALISAGHHYQESLHSEVFGVTADNVQLDFTKTQEWKDNQVVNKLTSGIKFLLKKNKVEIIEGEAFFVDEHTLRVIHPENAQTYSFNNAIVATGSRPIEIKGFKFGGRVLDSTGGLNLAEVPKKFVIIGGGVIGAELGGAYANLGSEVTILEGSPQILPTFEKDMVKLVEKSFQDNGVTVITNAMAKEAVESGDHVTVKYEVDGKEQTVDADYVMVTVGRRPNTDDLGLDVAGVEMSDRGLVKVDKQGRTNVPSIYAIGDITPGAALAHKASYEAKIAAEAISGKAVAIDYVAMPAVAFTDPELATVGLTEAQAKEQGLSVKASKFTLAGNGRALSLDQAEGFVRLVTTKEDNVIVGAQIAGVSASDMIAELGLAIESGMNAEDISLTIHSHPSLSEAVMDTAELALGMPIHM; this is translated from the coding sequence ATGGTTGTAGGAGATTTTGCCATTGAGCTTGATACAGTTGTAATCGGAGCAGGTCCTGGCGGGTATGTTGCAGCGATTCGTGCAGCACAGCTTGGACAAAAAGTCGCGATTATTGAACGTGAGTATATCGGAGGCGTATGTTTAAATGTTGGATGTATTCCTTCAAAAGCCTTAATTAGTGCAGGACATCATTATCAAGAGTCCTTACATTCTGAAGTTTTTGGGGTCACTGCTGACAATGTTCAATTAGATTTTACTAAAACACAAGAGTGGAAAGACAATCAAGTCGTTAATAAATTAACAAGTGGAATTAAGTTTTTATTGAAAAAGAATAAAGTAGAGATAATTGAAGGGGAAGCATTTTTTGTGGATGAGCATACTTTGCGTGTGATTCATCCTGAAAATGCTCAAACATATTCCTTTAATAATGCGATTGTAGCAACGGGTAGTCGTCCAATTGAAATCAAAGGGTTTAAATTTGGCGGACGTGTACTTGATTCAACTGGAGGATTAAATCTTGCAGAAGTTCCGAAAAAATTTGTGATTATTGGCGGTGGTGTTATTGGCGCTGAGCTTGGTGGAGCATATGCGAACTTGGGCTCCGAAGTGACGATTTTAGAAGGTTCTCCACAAATATTGCCAACTTTTGAAAAAGATATGGTCAAATTAGTTGAAAAATCCTTCCAAGATAACGGCGTCACAGTCATCACGAACGCAATGGCGAAAGAAGCCGTTGAAAGTGGGGATCATGTTACGGTTAAATATGAAGTGGATGGCAAAGAGCAAACCGTTGATGCGGATTACGTAATGGTGACCGTTGGGCGTCGTCCAAACACAGATGACTTAGGGCTAGATGTTGCAGGAGTTGAAATGAGTGATCGTGGACTTGTAAAAGTGGACAAACAAGGACGTACGAATGTACCGAGTATTTATGCAATTGGCGATATCACGCCAGGAGCTGCACTGGCTCATAAAGCTAGCTATGAAGCAAAAATTGCTGCTGAAGCGATTTCAGGTAAAGCAGTAGCCATTGATTATGTCGCGATGCCTGCTGTTGCCTTTACGGACCCAGAGCTTGCAACTGTTGGTTTGACAGAAGCACAAGCAAAAGAGCAAGGTCTTAGTGTCAAAGCTTCTAAGTTTACCTTGGCGGGAAATGGACGTGCGTTATCATTAGATCAAGCAGAAGGCTTCGTTCGTTTGGTGACTACTAAAGAAGACAATGTGATTGTTGGGGCGCAAATTGCAGGTGTTAGTGCGAGCGATATGATTGCTGAGTTGGGCTTAGCAATTGAGTCGGGAATGAATGCAGAAGATATTTCTTTAACCATTCACTCTCATCCATCTCTTTCAGAAGCCGTAATGGATACAGCTGAGTTAGCTCTTGGTATGCCTATTCATATGTAA
- a CDS encoding dihydrolipoyllysine-residue acetyltransferase — translation MAFQFKLPDIGEGIAEGEIVKWFVKTGDTIQEDDTLLEVQNDKSVEEIPSPVTGTVKNIVVPEGTVAQVGDVLIEIEANGHEDAEQEAPKSTPTEKPSTGGAAFQFKLPDIGEGIAEGEIVKWFVKTGDTIQEDDTLLEVQNDKSVEEIPSPVTGTVKNIVVPEGTVAQVGDVLIEIDAPGHNDTEGVAAEEQTPEAPAALTVAADPAAGVSKTNDTQNNATSNQAKRVLALPSVRQYAREKGVDIQAVVPTGKGGRVTRADIDGFSSDGQQPAVKQDAPVAQTETGAPAEAAPTAPAPQPVASSQAQSETREKLTPMRKAISKAMVNSKHTAPHVTLHDEVEVSKLWDHRKKFKDIAAENGTKLTFLPYVVKALTATVRKFPVLNASIDDTAQEIVYKHYYNIGIATDTDQGLYVPNVKNAETKSMFAIADEINEKAALAHEGKLSAADMKNGTITISNIGSVGGSWFTPIINYPEVAILGVGTIAQQPVVNTEGEIVVGRMMKLSFSFDHRIVDGATAQKAMNNLKRLLADPELLLMEG, via the coding sequence ATGGCATTTCAATTTAAATTACCAGACATTGGTGAAGGAATTGCAGAAGGAGAAATCGTCAAGTGGTTTGTAAAAACGGGCGATACCATCCAAGAAGATGACACATTACTTGAAGTTCAAAATGATAAATCAGTAGAAGAAATCCCATCACCTGTAACAGGGACCGTAAAAAATATTGTGGTACCAGAAGGCACGGTTGCGCAAGTTGGGGATGTCTTGATTGAAATTGAGGCAAACGGTCATGAAGATGCTGAACAAGAAGCACCAAAAAGTACACCAACGGAAAAACCGAGTACGGGTGGAGCAGCCTTTCAATTTAAATTACCAGACATTGGTGAAGGAATTGCAGAAGGAGAAATCGTCAAGTGGTTTGTAAAAACGGGCGATACCATCCAAGAAGATGACACATTACTTGAAGTTCAGAACGATAAATCAGTAGAAGAAATCCCATCACCTGTAACAGGAACCGTAAAAAATATTGTGGTACCAGAAGGCACGGTTGCGCAAGTTGGGGATGTCTTGATTGAAATTGATGCACCTGGTCACAATGATACAGAAGGTGTAGCAGCTGAAGAACAAACACCTGAGGCACCAGCGGCACTTACTGTGGCTGCAGATCCAGCGGCAGGGGTTTCTAAAACGAACGATACCCAAAATAATGCGACAAGCAATCAAGCAAAGCGTGTCCTAGCACTGCCGTCTGTTCGTCAATATGCTCGTGAAAAAGGAGTAGACATTCAGGCTGTTGTTCCAACCGGAAAAGGCGGGCGCGTGACGCGTGCAGATATTGATGGATTTAGTTCTGATGGGCAACAACCAGCAGTTAAGCAAGACGCACCAGTCGCACAAACAGAAACAGGCGCACCAGCTGAGGCAGCACCAACAGCACCTGCTCCACAACCAGTTGCTTCTTCACAAGCACAAAGTGAAACAAGAGAAAAACTTACGCCGATGCGTAAGGCAATTTCTAAAGCGATGGTCAATAGTAAACATACAGCACCTCATGTAACGTTGCATGATGAAGTAGAAGTTTCAAAACTTTGGGATCATCGTAAAAAATTCAAAGATATCGCAGCTGAAAATGGGACGAAATTAACGTTCTTACCTTATGTTGTAAAAGCTTTAACTGCTACAGTGCGTAAATTCCCAGTATTAAATGCTTCAATTGATGACACAGCGCAAGAAATTGTGTACAAACATTACTATAATATTGGCATTGCTACCGACACGGATCAAGGATTATACGTTCCAAACGTTAAAAATGCAGAAACAAAAAGTATGTTTGCGATTGCGGATGAAATCAATGAAAAAGCCGCTCTTGCACACGAAGGAAAACTTAGTGCAGCAGATATGAAAAATGGCACCATTACAATTAGTAATATCGGTTCTGTAGGCGGATCTTGGTTTACACCAATCATTAATTATCCAGAAGTAGCCATTCTTGGTGTGGGAACAATTGCACAACAACCAGTGGTAAATACTGAAGGTGAAATTGTAGTTGGTCGTATGATGAAATTATCCTTTAGTTTTGATCATCGAATTGTGGACGGAGCAACTGCTCAAAAAGCAATGAACAACTTGAAACGTTTATTAGCAGACCCAGAACTATTATTAATGGAAGGATGA
- the typA gene encoding translational GTPase TypA, protein MNLRNDIRNVAIIAHVDHGKTTLVDELLKQSDTLDGHTQLQERAMDSNDLEKERGITILAKNTAVSYKNTRINIMDTPGHADFGGEVERIMKMVDGVVLVVDAYEGTMPQTRFVLKKALEQKLTPIVVVNKIDKPSARPAEVVDEVLELFIELGADEDQLEFPVIYASAVNGTSSLSDNPADQEPTMNPVFDTIVEHIPAPVDNSDEPLQFQVSLLDYSDYVGRIGIGRVFRGRIKVGDQVALMKLDGTAKKFRVTKIFGFFGLQRVEIDEAKAGDLIAVSGMEDIFVGETVTPFDHQDALPILHIDEPTLQMTFVVNNSPFAGKEGKYVTSRKIEERLMTQLQTDVSLRVDPTESPDAWVVSGRGELHLSILIENMRREGFELQVSRPQVIEKEVDGTKCEPFERVQIDTPEEYMGGVIESLSQRKGEMQDMVNTGNGQIRLTFLAPARGLIGYSTEFMAATRGYGIMNHTFDQYLPVVKGYVGGRRNGALVSIDTGKATTYSIMSIEERGTVFVEPTTEVYEGMIIGENSRENDLTVNITKAKQMTNVRSANKDQTSVIKKPKTLSLEESLEFLNDDEFCEVTPESIRLRKKILNKSEREKASKKKKTEI, encoded by the coding sequence TTGAATTTAAGAAATGATATTCGTAATGTTGCTATTATTGCCCACGTTGACCACGGTAAAACAACGTTAGTAGATGAACTATTGAAACAATCTGATACTTTAGATGGACATACACAATTACAAGAGCGTGCAATGGATTCTAATGATTTAGAAAAAGAACGTGGGATCACGATTCTTGCAAAAAATACAGCGGTAAGCTATAAAAACACACGTATCAACATCATGGACACACCAGGACATGCCGATTTCGGTGGTGAAGTGGAACGTATCATGAAAATGGTAGATGGGGTTGTTCTTGTAGTAGATGCTTACGAAGGAACTATGCCACAAACACGTTTTGTACTTAAAAAAGCGTTGGAACAAAAATTAACGCCAATCGTTGTTGTCAATAAAATTGACAAACCATCTGCGCGACCAGCTGAGGTAGTAGATGAAGTTTTAGAATTGTTTATCGAACTTGGTGCAGACGAAGATCAATTAGAATTCCCAGTTATTTATGCTTCTGCTGTTAATGGAACTTCAAGTTTATCTGATAACCCTGCTGATCAAGAGCCTACAATGAACCCAGTATTTGATACAATTGTGGAGCACATTCCTGCTCCTGTTGATAATAGTGATGAACCTCTTCAATTCCAAGTTTCACTATTGGACTATAGTGATTACGTTGGTCGTATTGGGATAGGTCGTGTGTTCCGTGGACGTATCAAAGTTGGAGACCAAGTGGCACTTATGAAATTAGATGGAACTGCTAAAAAATTCCGTGTGACTAAAATCTTTGGTTTCTTTGGACTGCAACGTGTAGAAATCGATGAAGCAAAAGCAGGGGACTTAATTGCCGTATCTGGTATGGAAGACATTTTCGTTGGGGAAACAGTGACACCATTTGATCATCAAGATGCGCTTCCAATCTTGCATATTGATGAGCCAACACTACAAATGACATTTGTAGTAAATAACTCACCATTTGCCGGAAAAGAAGGAAAATATGTTACCTCTCGTAAAATTGAAGAACGTTTGATGACCCAACTACAAACAGATGTTTCATTGCGCGTAGATCCAACGGAATCACCTGATGCATGGGTTGTTTCTGGACGTGGAGAACTTCACTTATCAATCTTGATTGAAAATATGCGTCGTGAAGGCTTTGAACTTCAAGTATCACGTCCGCAAGTAATTGAAAAAGAAGTAGATGGGACTAAATGTGAGCCTTTTGAACGTGTTCAAATTGATACTCCTGAAGAATACATGGGTGGAGTCATTGAATCACTTAGCCAACGTAAAGGCGAAATGCAAGATATGGTCAATACAGGAAATGGTCAAATTCGTTTGACATTCTTAGCTCCAGCTCGTGGGTTGATTGGTTACTCAACAGAATTTATGGCAGCAACACGTGGATACGGAATTATGAACCATACTTTCGATCAATATCTACCAGTTGTAAAAGGCTATGTAGGGGGCCGTCGTAACGGTGCGCTAGTATCAATCGATACAGGTAAAGCAACCACATATAGTATCATGAGTATTGAAGAACGTGGAACAGTTTTTGTAGAACCAACTACAGAAGTTTACGAAGGAATGATCATCGGTGAAAATAGCCGTGAAAATGATCTAACCGTAAATATTACAAAAGCAAAACAAATGACAAACGTTCGTTCGGCTAATAAAGACCAAACTAGCGTAATCAAAAAACCAAAAACACTTTCACTTGAAGAATCTTTAGAATTCTTAAATGACGATGAATTTTGTGAAGTAACACCAGAAAGTATTCGTCTTAGAAAGAAAATCTTGAATAAGAGTGAACGTGAGAAAGCTTCTAAAAAGAAAAAGACAGAAATTTAA
- a CDS encoding UPF0223 family protein produces MKENYSYPLDYNWSKEEIVIVMELWQALEKVYESTMEVEDFKHSYQKFKKVVPSIGEEKKLGKEFEEIAGYSLYRVVQKAKSLTSGRLKM; encoded by the coding sequence ATGAAAGAAAATTACAGTTATCCGTTAGACTATAATTGGTCAAAAGAAGAGATCGTGATTGTCATGGAGTTGTGGCAAGCACTTGAGAAAGTTTACGAGAGTACTATGGAGGTGGAAGATTTTAAACATTCTTACCAAAAATTCAAAAAAGTGGTTCCAAGTATTGGGGAAGAAAAAAAATTGGGGAAAGAATTTGAAGAAATAGCCGGCTATTCTTTATATCGTGTGGTACAAAAGGCCAAATCACTGACTTCGGGCCGCTTAAAAATGTAA
- a CDS encoding inositol monophosphatase family protein — translation MKVEEISSLVKSWLIEAGTRVQNSIHHPLVIETKTSRTDLVTNVDRKVEQFLVEKIKAYFPSDQVIGEEGFGDNVMSAKGNIWVIDPIDGTLNFVKQQENFCIMLAYYQDGVGKLGFIYDVMKNSLYWGGAEIGVFCNDQALPKIKNQSLEDGLVGMNSYMFQTNQQNGQEIIRQSSGVRMLGCAGIEFIQILLGKQVAYLSSIAPWDYAAGSVLVCTLGGIVSNLDGTPLNILNTKRVPVVCATKRAHEQIIEYANKV, via the coding sequence ATGAAAGTTGAGGAAATCAGTAGCTTGGTTAAAAGCTGGCTCATAGAAGCTGGTACAAGGGTACAAAATAGCATTCATCATCCCTTAGTGATTGAAACAAAGACCAGTCGTACAGATTTAGTAACTAATGTGGATCGTAAGGTTGAACAATTTCTAGTCGAAAAGATTAAGGCCTATTTTCCTTCTGATCAAGTCATCGGAGAGGAAGGTTTTGGCGATAATGTGATGTCTGCTAAGGGGAATATCTGGGTGATTGATCCAATTGATGGGACGTTAAACTTTGTAAAACAGCAAGAAAATTTTTGCATTATGTTAGCTTACTATCAAGACGGGGTTGGGAAACTTGGTTTTATCTATGATGTCATGAAGAACTCTTTGTACTGGGGCGGAGCAGAGATTGGTGTTTTTTGCAATGATCAAGCTTTGCCTAAAATAAAAAATCAAAGTTTGGAAGATGGATTAGTTGGGATGAATTCCTACATGTTTCAAACCAATCAGCAAAATGGACAGGAGATTATTCGGCAAAGCTCAGGTGTCAGAATGCTTGGGTGTGCTGGAATCGAATTTATCCAAATTTTGCTAGGTAAACAAGTGGCCTATTTATCTAGTATCGCGCCTTGGGACTACGCAGCAGGGAGCGTGCTCGTTTGCACCTTAGGGGGGATTGTGAGCAATTTAGATGGGACACCACTCAATATTCTAAATACGAAGAGAGTTCCTGTGGTATGCGCTACAAAACGTGCTCACGAGCAGATTATTGAGTATGCAAATAAAGTTTAA
- a CDS encoding alpha-ketoacid dehydrogenase subunit beta, protein MAQKTMIQAITDALASELKADENVLVFGEDVGNNGGVFRATEGLQKEFGEDRVFDTPLAESGIGGLAFGLALEGFRPVPEIQFFGFVFEVMDEVVGQMARTRYRMGGTRNLPITIRAPFGGGVHTPELHSDNLEGLIAQSPGLRVVIPSNPYDAKGLLISAIRNNDPVVYLEHMKLYRSFREEVPDEAYEVPLDKAAVTKEGTDVTIVTYGAMVREAIKVADNLEKENISVEIIDLRTVAPLDVETIIQSVKKTGRVVVVQEAQKQAGVGAQVVSEISERAILSLEAPIGRVSAPDTVFPFGQAENSWLPNATDIAAKVKEIYEF, encoded by the coding sequence ATGGCACAAAAAACAATGATTCAAGCAATTACAGATGCACTAGCTTCTGAACTAAAGGCAGATGAAAATGTCCTTGTTTTTGGTGAAGATGTTGGAAATAATGGTGGAGTTTTCCGAGCAACAGAAGGGTTACAAAAAGAATTCGGAGAAGATCGTGTTTTTGATACCCCACTTGCTGAATCTGGTATTGGAGGACTTGCTTTTGGACTTGCTCTAGAAGGATTTAGACCCGTTCCTGAAATTCAATTTTTTGGATTTGTTTTTGAAGTAATGGATGAAGTTGTAGGGCAAATGGCACGTACCCGTTATCGTATGGGAGGGACAAGAAATTTACCCATTACCATTCGTGCACCCTTTGGTGGCGGCGTCCATACTCCTGAGCTTCACTCAGATAACTTAGAAGGATTAATCGCTCAATCGCCAGGTCTTCGTGTTGTAATTCCAAGTAATCCATATGATGCTAAAGGACTGCTAATTTCTGCGATTCGCAATAATGATCCAGTTGTTTACTTAGAGCACATGAAACTGTATCGTTCTTTCCGCGAAGAGGTTCCAGATGAGGCTTATGAAGTGCCACTTGATAAAGCGGCTGTTACAAAAGAAGGAACGGATGTTACGATTGTTACTTATGGTGCAATGGTCCGAGAAGCGATTAAGGTTGCAGACAACTTAGAAAAAGAAAACATTTCTGTTGAAATCATTGATTTAAGAACTGTTGCACCGCTTGATGTTGAAACAATCATTCAATCTGTTAAAAAAACAGGTCGTGTAGTTGTCGTGCAAGAAGCGCAAAAACAAGCAGGAGTGGGGGCACAAGTTGTTTCTGAAATTTCTGAAAGAGCGATTCTGTCTTTAGAAGCGCCAATTGGAAGAGTTTCAGCTCCGGATACAGTATTTCCATTTGGACAGGCTGAAAATAGTTGGTTACCAAACGCAACTGACATTGCAGCAAAAGTCAAAGAAATTTACGAATTTTAG